The proteins below are encoded in one region of Ferroplasma acidiphilum:
- a CDS encoding CDP-2,3-bis-(O-geranylgeranyl)-sn-glycerol synthase, with protein sequence MGNIVLFTLYAIILFAPAFIANPGAVITGGHWVIDRGKTYKGKRILGDGKSWSGFIGGSLIGILSGIIIYYIVIVLRIPYPDYGKNIIDAILVLIPMSFGSLLGDMSGSFIKRRIGMKRGARGSILDQWPFVIVSFLLVFIFARGFFMQLYGDLIPVAVILIITPPIHRGVNILAYKFKMKDVPW encoded by the coding sequence ATGGGTAATATAGTACTTTTTACATTATATGCAATAATTCTATTTGCTCCTGCGTTCATAGCCAATCCCGGTGCTGTAATAACCGGCGGGCACTGGGTAATAGACCGGGGAAAAACATACAAAGGCAAACGTATACTCGGAGATGGGAAATCATGGTCCGGATTTATAGGAGGATCTCTTATAGGAATATTATCAGGAATAATAATTTACTATATTGTTATAGTGCTGAGAATTCCATATCCTGATTACGGAAAAAACATTATAGACGCTATACTTGTCCTCATACCAATGAGTTTTGGCTCACTTCTGGGGGATATGTCCGGGTCCTTCATAAAGAGAAGAATAGGGATGAAGCGTGGAGCCCGCGGCTCAATACTGGACCAGTGGCCATTTGTTATAGTATCTTTCCTGCTGGTATTCATATTTGCAAGGGGATTCTTTATGCAGCTCTATGGAGACCTTATACCTGTTGCTGTAATATTGATTATAACGCCGCCAATACACAGGGGCGTAAATATACTGGCATACAAATTTAAAATGAAGGATGTTCCATGGTAA
- the pth2 gene encoding peptidyl-tRNA hydrolase Pth2, producing MVKMVIAVRKDLAMGKGKIAAQVAHAAVACTLISMKKNKKTFNEWYETGQKKVVVKVDNLQEIYKIKEECKILGVISETITDAGFTQIIPGTVTCIGLGPDEDDLLDQITGSYGLL from the coding sequence ATGGTAAAAATGGTGATTGCTGTAAGAAAAGACCTCGCAATGGGGAAAGGGAAGATAGCTGCCCAGGTGGCACACGCAGCGGTAGCATGCACACTTATATCTATGAAAAAGAATAAAAAAACTTTTAATGAGTGGTATGAAACCGGACAGAAGAAAGTAGTTGTAAAGGTAGATAACCTGCAGGAAATTTATAAAATCAAGGAAGAGTGCAAAATTCTTGGAGTTATAAGTGAAACAATAACCGATGCAGGATTTACGCAGATTATCCCCGGCACAGTAACATGCATAGGCTTAGGCCCTGATGAAGACGACCTTCTCGATCAGATTACAGGGAGTTATGGATTGCTTTAG
- the map gene encoding type II methionyl aminopeptidase, with amino-acid sequence MDADVKNKYILAGKIGRDALEYAQTLIEPGALFYDVAEKAEQFIRDKGAVPSFPVNLSINNEAAHYTPYEGDKKKFKTGDLVKVDLGAMVDGYMSDNAATIEVGNTGNYSDLIDATRDALNSAIKILRPLINIYRIGEEIGNVITSRGFNPIKNLGGHGINRYDLHSEIFIPNYDDGNDETIKTDKVIAIEPFASTGIGMIHSGQMGNIYIIDKPGVRDRDEILYKNFNTAPFAERWVSRLMKNDQEYIRKKMSTKYVSGFPVLKEHSKSMIAQSEHTIMVLGDEIIVTTK; translated from the coding sequence ATGGATGCCGATGTAAAAAATAAATATATTCTCGCCGGCAAAATAGGCAGAGATGCACTGGAATACGCTCAAACACTCATAGAGCCAGGCGCATTATTCTATGATGTTGCAGAAAAAGCAGAGCAATTTATCCGGGATAAGGGTGCTGTACCATCATTTCCGGTCAATTTATCCATTAACAATGAAGCCGCACATTATACACCATATGAGGGGGACAAAAAGAAATTCAAGACCGGTGACCTTGTTAAAGTCGACCTCGGAGCTATGGTAGATGGCTATATGTCGGATAACGCCGCTACTATTGAAGTTGGAAACACCGGGAATTACAGCGATCTGATAGATGCAACAAGGGATGCCTTAAACTCCGCCATAAAAATACTGCGCCCACTTATTAATATATATAGAATCGGAGAAGAAATAGGGAATGTCATAACATCCCGTGGATTCAACCCCATAAAAAACCTCGGTGGACATGGAATTAACCGCTATGATCTGCACTCTGAAATTTTTATACCAAATTATGATGATGGGAACGATGAAACAATAAAAACGGACAAGGTTATTGCAATTGAACCATTTGCCAGCACAGGCATAGGAATGATACATAGCGGGCAGATGGGGAATATTTACATTATTGACAAGCCGGGAGTAAGGGACAGGGATGAGATTTTATATAAAAATTTCAATACGGCTCCATTCGCCGAAAGATGGGTTTCCAGGCTGATGAAAAATGATCAGGAGTACATAAGGAAGAAAATGTCAACAAAATATGTTTCAGGATTCCCTGTATTGAAAGAACACAGCAAGTCGATGATAGCCCAGTCAGAACATACTATAATGGTACTGGGAGACGAAATAATTGTTACAACAAAATAA
- the tmk gene encoding dTMP kinase, with the protein MFITIEGIDGSGKTTLVNSLRKIFNNIHFTREPTDKFQLANLKTLSTPSNSFYNFFLFTYDRLEHQEEINGYKNVICDRYLASSIAYEGPMIEGLFGDRKETVLWMMEVSKMLKLPDMIIYLDANLDVALERIRNSRKNLNFRGKQLSILEEREGLKAIQDYYEYFLGNMKMFTQKQIKIEKIDANSSMEDVLYKAENIINKTIEK; encoded by the coding sequence ATGTTTATCACTATAGAAGGCATTGACGGGTCAGGAAAAACAACACTTGTAAATTCACTCAGGAAAATATTTAATAACATTCACTTCACCAGGGAGCCGACTGATAAATTCCAGCTGGCAAACCTGAAAACCCTCAGTACCCCTTCCAATTCATTTTATAATTTTTTCCTGTTCACATATGACAGGCTGGAGCACCAGGAAGAAATAAATGGATATAAAAATGTTATATGCGACAGGTATCTTGCATCGTCCATTGCCTATGAAGGGCCCATGATTGAGGGACTTTTTGGGGATAGGAAGGAAACGGTACTCTGGATGATGGAAGTATCAAAAATGCTAAAATTGCCAGATATGATAATTTATCTTGATGCCAATCTGGATGTTGCCCTGGAAAGAATAAGGAATAGCAGGAAAAATTTGAATTTCAGGGGAAAGCAATTATCAATTCTGGAGGAGAGGGAAGGGTTGAAAGCGATACAGGATTACTATGAATACTTCCTGGGTAACATGAAAATGTTTACTCAAAAACAGATAAAAATTGAAAAAATAGATGCAAACAGTTCAATGGAAGATGTCCTTTATAAGGCCGAAAATATAATAAATAAAACTATTGAAAAATAA
- a CDS encoding CBS domain-containing protein: MLPSIEELRKMRKSLGISQKELARISGVSQSYIARLEKGEINPAYDKVRKIFEYLNNSGNRAKDIDIKAELIMTKDVDTCEMNDSIISALNRMREKGYSQLPVVTSDKRIIGTITESNINDMLIKGTSIESLKHLIIKKVMGSVLPQLDKNSPISMIYPLLKYSNAVLIVDGTELKGIITKADVLKAVETYG, from the coding sequence ATGCTTCCTAGTATTGAAGAATTAAGAAAAATGCGAAAATCACTGGGTATAAGCCAGAAAGAACTGGCCCGTATCAGTGGGGTCAGCCAATCTTATATCGCAAGGCTGGAGAAGGGTGAAATCAATCCTGCATACGATAAGGTAAGAAAAATTTTTGAGTATCTCAACAATTCTGGAAACCGTGCCAAGGATATAGACATAAAGGCTGAACTTATAATGACAAAAGACGTTGACACATGCGAGATGAACGATTCCATAATATCAGCACTTAACAGGATGAGAGAAAAAGGATATTCACAGCTTCCTGTCGTAACATCGGATAAGAGGATTATAGGAACTATTACAGAATCCAATATTAATGACATGTTAATAAAAGGGACAAGCATAGAATCGCTGAAACATCTCATAATAAAGAAAGTTATGGGCAGTGTTCTACCGCAACTTGACAAGAATAGCCCTATATCCATGATATACCCCCTTTTAAAATACTCCAATGCAGTTTTAATAGTTGATGGGACAGAACTTAAAGGAATAATAACCAAAGCAGATGTGCTTAAAGCGGTTGAAACATATGGGTAA